In Glycine max cultivar Williams 82 chromosome 7, Glycine_max_v4.0, whole genome shotgun sequence, a single window of DNA contains:
- the LOC100815449 gene encoding uncharacterized protein, whose amino-acid sequence MGSRNLVMVKTHIGSINVSFANGFVYENVLWALPSLCVFFCSYVLYSLGLILRYIFRFHVEDRKSEHLVPHDLLDQTKRYRIEDSKVDGFAEELANLFSVLKELEEEIEFSVLEEKDSDMHEDSNEREGEACESVFLETVAYVHEDVKKIGENETESFVFMEDDSNTPQDNKEKVEEEKTEESFFTDTDSVEASSLVEEPRILTFSFQQNYIAANDSDNIFSRTENIAKMEFPEKNLEKALVAQEEKEQFVQDERSITSNSTFGQIFQINAVGGSDSSNDDHLQHDNTLQYDFGSESCSSGIDDSVSHKDERVEDGEETQYSWDSEVSYNHNFHLDENKDVMEGSSYCGEEECRGSMEKTKETMWEDNLDESDFDEEEDEDEDDFEWEHDEVLEQLKMELKNARQGGLATILEEEEEEETESPKVVEDRKPLKIEEKKEFKDHIVEIQKVYRCYAEKIRKLDVLNYQTMHAIGLLELKDPLKLMLIPKSTVQSAKPLSQNLWPRKTQKQISDPMLKFVQELHGDLELVYVGQVCLSWEILCWQHKRVQVLKQCDSQWPRSYNLVAGDFQLFQVLMQRFLEDEPFQGPRIRNYVKNRCLIRNLLQVPVIKDDNTKDKKIIKLGEEHAIDSERLEQIIKESMRVFWEFVRADKDYGNVIKVFHQTGIHVKDPAISDLLGNVRTQLQKKERKLKDTVRSGNCIVRKFLKHNEEQIQLDQEQLLAQVGLRLVSRVMHMKKLRKDQLMWCNEKLNRIKFDGRKVQVEPSFLFFPC is encoded by the exons ATGGGTTCTAGAAACCTTGTTATGGTCAAAACTCACATTGGTTCAATCAATGTGTCTTTTGCTAATGGTTTTGTCTATGAAAACGTGCTTTGGGCATTgccttctctttgtgttttcttctgcAGCTATGTGCTGTATTCCTTGGGGTTGATTCTCAGATACATCTTCAG ATTTCATGTAGAAGATAGGAAAAGTGAGCACCTTGTTCCACATGATCTGCTTGATCAAACCAAGAGATATCGGATTGAAGATTCTAAGGTTGATGGGTTCGCAGAGGAGTTAGcaaatttgttttctgttttaaaGGAACTAGAAGAAGAAATAGAGTTCTCTGTTTTAGAGGAGAAAGACTCTGATATGCATGAAGATAGTAACGAAAGAGAAGGAGAAGCATGCGAGTCTGTTTTCTTGGAGACTGTTGCATATGTTCATGAAGATGTTAAGAAAATTGGTGAAAATGAAACAGAGAGCTTTGTTTTCATGGAGGATGATTCCAATACTCCTCAAGATAATAAGgagaaagtagaagaagaaaaaacagaagAGTCTTTCTTCACAGATACTGACTCTGTTGAAGCTAGTAGTTTGGTAGAAGAACCAAGGATCTTGACCTTCTCTTTCCAACAAAATTATATAGCTGCAAATGATTCTGATAATATATTTTCCAGAACTGAAAATATTGCTAAAATGGAATTTCCAGAGAAGAATTTGGAGAAAGCCCTTGTTGCTCAAGAAGAGAAAGAGCAATTTGTTCAAGATGAGAGAAGCATCACATCCAATTCCACTTTCGGTCAAATCTTTCAAATTAATGCGGTCGGTGGAAGTGATTCATCAAATGATGACCACCTTCAACACGATAACACACTTCAATATGATTTTGGGTCAGAATCATGCAGCAGCGGCATTGATGATTCGGTAAGTCATAAAGATGAAAGAGTTGAAGACGGAGAGGAAACTCAATATTCATGGGACAGTGAAGTCTCATACAATCACAATTTTCATCTTGATGAAAACAAGGATGTAATGGAAGGTTCTTCATATTGTGGAGAAGAGGAATGCAGGGGAAGCAtggagaaaacaaaagaaaccatGTGGGAAGATAACTTGGATGAATCAGATTTTGATgaagaagaggatgaagatgaGGATGATTTTGAGTGGGAGCATGATGAGGTACTGGAACAATTGAAAATGGAGCTTAAAAACGCAAGACAAGGAGGGCTTGCCActattttggaagaggaagaagaagaggaaacaGAGTCTCCAAAAGTTGTTGAGGATCGAAAGCCATTGAAGattgaagagaagaaagaattcaAGGATCACATtgttgaaattcaaaaggtTTATCGGTGCTATGCAGAGAAAATCAGGAAACTGGACGTTTTGAATTACCAGACCATGCATGCAATAG GGCTTCTTGAACTAAAAGACCCtctaaaattaatgttaatccCAAAATCAACCGTCCAAAGTGCCAAGCCTCTATCTCAGAATTTGTGGCCACGGAAAACACAAAAGCAAATATCTGACCCAATGTTGAAGTTTGTTCAAGAACTCCATGGAGATTTGGAATTGGTGTACGTTGGTCAGGTTTGCCTCTCATGGGAGATCCTGTGTTGGCAGCACAAGAGAGTTCAAGTGTTAAAACAATGTGATTCACAATGGCCTCGTAGCTATAATCTTGTGGCGGGTGATTTTCAACTCTTTCAAGTCCTCATGCAACGGTTTTTGGAGGATGAACCATTTCAAGGCCCAAGGATTCGGAATTATGTCAAGAACCGTTGTCTTATTCGCAACTTGCTCCAAGTTCCAGTCATTAAAG ATGATAATACAAAggacaagaaaataattaagttggGTGAAGAGCATGCAATTGATAGTGAAAGGTTGGAACAGATCATCAAAGAGTCCATGCGGGTGTTCTGGGAATTTGTCAGAGCAGATAAAGATTATGGGAATGTAATCAAAGTTTTTCATCAAACAGGAATTCATGTCAAGGACCCAGCAATTTCAGATCTTCTTGGGAATGTCCGAACCCAATTGCAAAAG AAGGAGAGAAAGCTCAAGGACACGGTGAGGAGTGGGAATTGCATAGTGAGGAAGTTCCTAAAGCACAATGAGGAACAAATTCAACTTGATCAAGAGCAGTTGCTTGCTCAAGTGGGATTGAGATTGGTCTCAAGGGTGATGCACatgaaaaaattgagaaaagatCAACTAATGTGGTGTAATGAAAAGTTGAACCGAATCAAATTCGATGGCAGGAAGGTCCAGGTGGagccttcttttttgttttttccttgt